One Erythrobacter aureus DNA segment encodes these proteins:
- the mutM gene encoding bifunctional DNA-formamidopyrimidine glycosylase/DNA-(apurinic or apyrimidinic site) lyase, with protein sequence MPELPEVETTVRGLARFLEGERIVSVRVNRPDMRRPFPPDLVQALTGASVTHLSRRAKYGLIHTSRDHAMVFHLGMSGRWRIDPEEADKHDHLVIETQRNVFALNDPRRFGSVDLMTSGELVTWKPFAALGPEPLGDDLTAEHLREATRGRKQAIKLLLLDQRIVAGLGNIYVCEALWHAGISPRKAGGKVTMPQLRRLVPAIKDVLERSIRDGGSTLRDFAQPDGELGYFATRFHVYGREGEPCHHEDGGTIRRIVQGGRSTWYCPVCQR encoded by the coding sequence ATGCCCGAGCTACCCGAAGTCGAAACCACAGTGCGCGGTCTGGCGCGCTTTCTCGAGGGCGAGCGGATCGTCAGCGTGCGCGTGAACCGGCCCGATATGCGCCGCCCCTTTCCGCCCGATCTGGTGCAGGCGCTGACCGGGGCAAGCGTGACGCATCTTTCGCGCCGCGCGAAATACGGTCTCATCCATACCAGCCGCGACCACGCGATGGTTTTTCATCTCGGCATGAGCGGGCGGTGGCGGATCGATCCGGAGGAGGCCGACAAGCACGACCATCTGGTGATCGAGACGCAGCGCAACGTCTTTGCCCTCAACGATCCGCGGCGGTTCGGATCGGTCGATTTGATGACCAGCGGCGAGCTGGTGACGTGGAAACCCTTCGCCGCGCTGGGGCCGGAGCCGCTGGGCGATGACCTGACAGCCGAGCACCTGCGCGAGGCAACGCGCGGGCGCAAGCAGGCGATCAAGCTGCTGCTGCTCGACCAGCGGATCGTGGCGGGCCTCGGCAATATCTATGTCTGCGAGGCGCTGTGGCATGCGGGCATTTCCCCAAGAAAGGCAGGCGGCAAGGTGACCATGCCGCAACTTCGCCGCCTCGTCCCGGCAATCAAGGATGTGCTCGAGCGCTCCATCCGCGACGGCGGCAGCACCTTGCGCGACTTCGCCCAGCCCGATGGCGAGCTGGGCTATTTCGCCACTCGCTTCCACGTCTACGGCCGCGAGGGCGAGCCCTGCCACCACGAAGACGGCGGCACGATCCGCCGCATCGTGCAGGGCGGGCGCAGCACATGGTACTGTCCCGTTTGTCAGAGGTAG
- a CDS encoding class I SAM-dependent methyltransferase, translated as MNDTVSFGYEDIDATEKTGRVGEVFSNVAAKYDVMNDAMSGGMHRLWKNRFVARVKPQPGEAILDMAGGTGDIAFRMAERGASVTVSDINQDMLDVGIERAMERGIDGLVWSRQNAEELTFSSRTFDAYTIVFGIRNVTYIDKALREAHRVLKFGGRFYCMEFSQTEWPGFKEIYDLYSHKVMPQLGKVIANDEDSYRYLAESIRRFPRPAEFEAMIRDAGFENTRVESILGGAVNIHSGWKI; from the coding sequence ATGAACGACACCGTTTCCTTCGGCTACGAAGACATCGACGCGACCGAAAAGACCGGCCGCGTGGGCGAGGTCTTTTCCAATGTCGCCGCCAAATACGACGTGATGAACGACGCCATGAGCGGCGGTATGCATCGGCTTTGGAAAAATCGCTTCGTCGCGCGCGTAAAGCCGCAGCCGGGCGAGGCGATCCTCGACATGGCGGGCGGCACGGGCGACATCGCCTTCCGCATGGCGGAGCGCGGCGCGAGTGTCACCGTTTCGGACATCAACCAGGACATGCTCGATGTCGGCATTGAACGCGCGATGGAGCGCGGGATCGACGGGTTGGTCTGGAGCCGCCAGAACGCCGAGGAGCTGACCTTCTCCAGCCGCACATTCGATGCCTACACCATCGTCTTCGGCATCCGGAACGTCACCTATATCGACAAGGCCTTGCGCGAGGCCCACCGCGTTCTGAAGTTCGGCGGTCGCTTCTATTGCATGGAATTCAGCCAGACCGAATGGCCGGGCTTCAAGGAAATCTACGACCTCTATTCGCACAAGGTCATGCCGCAGCTCGGCAAGGTGATCGCGAATGACGAGGACAGCTATCGCTATCTCGCCGAATCTATCCGCCGCTTTCCCAGGCCGGCCGAATTCGAGGCGATGATCCGCGATGCCGGTTTCGAGAATACACGCGTCGAATCGATTCTCGGCGGCGCCGTGAACATTCATTCGGGGTGGAAAATCTAG